The sequence CTCACTCACGCAAGCCCTGGACATTGCAGAAATGCAGCGGGCCGACCTGGAGCGGGCCAGGCTGAACATCGAGCTGCAGCGCGTCCAGAAAGATATCACCCAAGCGCAGTATTTCCCGCGCCTTTCCGCCGTGGCCAACTTTGCGTACAGCGGTCGCGTGCCCGACGACCGCACCAGCATTGTATCGGACCCGCTCGACCCCTTCGCATTCCAGCGAACCTCCAGCGACTTTTTCGCCGATTCGTATTGGAATCCGTCCTTCAGCGTAGGCTTGCAGCTTACGTGGAATATCTTTAACGGATTTCAAACCAGCGCCCGCGTGCAACAGGACGAAATTGCCATCAGCCAGGCGCAGGTGCAGTACGACCGCCTGCAGCAAACCATTCGCATTGAGGTGCGGCAGGCCCTGCGAAACCTTGCCGCCGCCCGCCAGCGCCTGCAGGCGCAGCAGCAAAATGTGGAGACGGCCCAAACCAACTACCGCTACGTGGCACAGCGCGTGCGCACAGGCGTCTCGACCCAATTGGAGCTGCGCGAGGCCTCCGATCAGCTTGACCAGAGCCGCCTCAACTACTTGCAGGCCGCCTACGATCTCCGCGTGGCGCGCGCCAGCCTACGCACCGCGCTCGGCGTATCGCTCACCGCACCGGCGCCCGAGATCCTGACCACCCAGCGCTAATGTCGACTTTCGTGTACCGAACAACCCCCGAACCGTTGATGCCTTCGCTCATGCCTTCTCGCCTTCTTGTTATCCTGCTGCTCGCAGCGCCTGTGCTGTGGACGGCCTGCTCAAGCGGTCCACCGGCCGATGCCACCGCCGCGCCCGACAACCGGACGCGCGTCGAGACGCTGCGCCTGACGCCCACGTCGTTTCAGGATGCTATTGAAATTACCGGCAGCGTTGAGTCGCTAAACGACGTACGAATTTCGGCACAAGCAGCCGGCACCGTCGAGCGCTTGCGCCGCCTTGGCACGTTTTTGCAAACCGGCGACACGCTGGCCGTGCTCGACCAAGACATTGCGCGCGCCAACACGCAGCAGGCACAGGCCAATTACGAGGCCGCCCAGGCGCAATTTGACCTGGCAGAAGACAGCTACCAGCGGCAACTGCCGCTCTACAAGGATTCAATCTTGAGCGCGCTGGAGTTTCAGCAGGTGCGCACCAACTACCAGCAGGCGCGGGCCCAGCTGGTACAAGCCAAGGCGGCCGTGGCCCAGGCCCAAAAGCAGCTGCGCAACACCGTGGTGCTGGCGCCCTTCAGCGGTACGGTTGAGGAGCACTTCATCGAGGTGGGCGAGCAAGCCGGAGCCGGTGCGCCGCTGGTGCGTCTGGTAAGCACACAGCGCGTGCGGGTACGCGTCGGTGTGCCGGAGCGATACGCCAGCGACATTGAGGAAGGTACGTCGGTAAAGGTAGCCTTTCAGGCCTACGGCATTGCGCCGCGCACGGCGCCCGTGACGTTTGTGGGGCGTACCATCAATCCCCAGAGCCGTACCTTTCCGATTGAGATTGAGCTGGAGAACCCCGGCGGCCTCCTGAAGCCCGAGATGGTCGCACGCGTGGTGCTCCCGCGTAACGAGCTGCAAAACGCGCTGGTCATCCCGCGGGCCGCGGTGATCCGTAGCGAAAACGGCAACAGCGTATTCACCGTCAAGGCCACCGACAGCACAAAGGTCGCGCAACGACAGCCGGTGCAGCTGGGGCCCGCCTACGGCGGCGCCGTGGTGGTCGCCCAGGGCCTGCAGCCCAGCGACGAAGTGGTGGTGCTGGGTCAAACCGACCTTACCGAAGGCGTTGCCGTGGAGGTGGTGCAGCAGTACACAAGCATCGAAGAGGCCGCCAACAGCTTCCGCCCGCGCACGCCCGCACCCGAAACGGCGCTCCCCGCGCCTACGCAACCGGCCCCCTCGGCCCAGTAGTCGCCCGCTTGCCGCGTTCATTCACCGATTCCTCCTGCTGCTATGCAGATCATCAATACATCCATCAAGTACCGCACCAGCGTCTTTGTGCTGACGGTACTCTTTGCGCTGGGCGGCCTTTACAGCTACCTCACGCTGCCGAAGGAGTCGTTCCCGTCCATCGAAATTCCAAACATCGTCGTCACGACGATTTATCCGGGCGCCAGTCCCGACGACATCGCATCGCTGGTAACCCAGCCGGTCGAGCAGGAGATACAAGGCATTAACGGGATCAAGGAGATCCGCTCGACCTCCACCGAAGGCGTCTCGACCGTCATCGTGGAGTTTACGCCGGACATCTCGATGGACGAGGCCTACCAAAAGGTGCGCGACAAGGTGGACGTGGCCAAGTCGGAGCTGCCGGAGGATGCCGAGGAGCCCCTCGTCAATGAGATCAACACCTCCGAGATTCCCATCATGACCGTCAACCTCGCGGCGGACTACCCGCTGTCGCGGTTGAAGGAGGTGGCCGAGGATTTACAGGACGAGCTGGAGAAGATTCCGAGCATCCTGGAGGCACCGCTGATTGGCGGCATTGAGCAGGAGGTGCAGGTCAATGTGGATCTGACGGCGCTGAAGGCGTACAACCTCACGTTTGCCGACATTACGCGCATCATCCAGCAGGAGAACGCCAACATACCAGGGGGCTCCATCGATGTTGATCGGTTGAACTACCTGGTGCGCGTGAACGGGCAGTTTGACGATCCGGCCCAGGAGATTGGCGACCTGGTGGTGAAGACCCCGCCCGGCGGCGCGCCCATCTACGTGCGCGACGTCGCCGATGTGGTGTTTGGCTACAAGGAGCGATCGAGCTACGCCCGGCTGCGCATTCTGAAGCGCGAAAACGCCGAGGGCGAGCTGGTGGCCGTGCAAGATACCAGCACGCGGCAGGTCATTAGCCTGAACATCACGAAGCGTTCCGGCGAGAACATCCTGGAGACGGCGGCCAAGATTCGCAGCACGCTCGACGAATTTCCGTTTCCCCCGGGCACCCAAACGCTGATTACCGGCGACCGCAGCGAAAATGTGGAGACGCTGGTGAAAGACCTGGAGAATAACATCATCAGCGGGCTGATCTTTGTGGTGGCGGTGCTGCTGTTTTTCTTGGGCGTGCGCACCGCTACGCTGGTGGGCATTGCCATTCCGCTGTCGATGATGGTGTCGTTTGTCGTCTTTCAGGCGCTGGGCTACACGCTCAACTTCATCATCCTGTTTTCGCTGATCATCGCGCTGGGCATGCTGGTGGATAACGCCATCGTGATCGTCGAAAACATCTACCGCTTTCGCGAGGAAGGCTACAGCCGCTGGGAGGCGGCGAAGCTGGGCGCGCTTGAAGTGGGCGGTCCGGTAGTGGCGGCAACGGCCACCACGGTGGCCGCGTTTGCGCCGATGCTCTTTTGGCCGGGCATCACGGGCGAGTTTATGAGCTACATGCCGCTTACGCTCATCATTACGCTCACGTCGTCGCTGTTTGTGGCGCTGGTGATGAATCCTGTGGTGACGGGCTACTTCGTGAAGCTGGAAACTGAAGAGACGGAGCCATGGACGCGGGCCCAGAAGATTACGGCGGGCGCCATTGCGGGCCTCGCGGCGCTCACATTGGGGCTGGCGAATTGGAAGACGCTCGTGGTTGTGGCCGTGCTCGTGCCCACGCTCTACGTCGTGCACACACGGTTCTTTAAACCGCTGGGCGACTGGTTCATTTCCAGTGGGCTGCCGGCGATCATTGCGCGGTACCGAACCTTTTTGGAATGGATGCTGACCCGCGACTACAACGTAAAGCATGCGCTGTTGCGTAACGTGGCTGCACTGGCCGCGTTTAGTGCAGGTGTGCTGGTGCTCATTGTGGGCGGCCTAGTGGCCGGGCTCATGAGCATGCCCCCGGCCTGGCCGCTGCTTATCATAGGCGGCGTGTTGGCGGGACTGGGCGTGTTGGGCATTGTGGTACACACCCTGGAGAGCGTCTACCTCGGCCGCCGCGCCAGCGTGGTGATTGGCGGCGTGCTGGCGCTGGTCGTGGGCGGCATCACGGGCCTTCAG comes from Salisaeta longa DSM 21114 and encodes:
- a CDS encoding efflux RND transporter periplasmic adaptor subunit; its protein translation is MPSRLLVILLLAAPVLWTACSSGPPADATAAPDNRTRVETLRLTPTSFQDAIEITGSVESLNDVRISAQAAGTVERLRRLGTFLQTGDTLAVLDQDIARANTQQAQANYEAAQAQFDLAEDSYQRQLPLYKDSILSALEFQQVRTNYQQARAQLVQAKAAVAQAQKQLRNTVVLAPFSGTVEEHFIEVGEQAGAGAPLVRLVSTQRVRVRVGVPERYASDIEEGTSVKVAFQAYGIAPRTAPVTFVGRTINPQSRTFPIEIELENPGGLLKPEMVARVVLPRNELQNALVIPRAAVIRSENGNSVFTVKATDSTKVAQRQPVQLGPAYGGAVVVAQGLQPSDEVVVLGQTDLTEGVAVEVVQQYTSIEEAANSFRPRTPAPETALPAPTQPAPSAQ
- a CDS encoding efflux RND transporter permease subunit, with protein sequence MQIINTSIKYRTSVFVLTVLFALGGLYSYLTLPKESFPSIEIPNIVVTTIYPGASPDDIASLVTQPVEQEIQGINGIKEIRSTSTEGVSTVIVEFTPDISMDEAYQKVRDKVDVAKSELPEDAEEPLVNEINTSEIPIMTVNLAADYPLSRLKEVAEDLQDELEKIPSILEAPLIGGIEQEVQVNVDLTALKAYNLTFADITRIIQQENANIPGGSIDVDRLNYLVRVNGQFDDPAQEIGDLVVKTPPGGAPIYVRDVADVVFGYKERSSYARLRILKRENAEGELVAVQDTSTRQVISLNITKRSGENILETAAKIRSTLDEFPFPPGTQTLITGDRSENVETLVKDLENNIISGLIFVVAVLLFFLGVRTATLVGIAIPLSMMVSFVVFQALGYTLNFIILFSLIIALGMLVDNAIVIVENIYRFREEGYSRWEAAKLGALEVGGPVVAATATTVAAFAPMLFWPGITGEFMSYMPLTLIITLTSSLFVALVMNPVVTGYFVKLETEETEPWTRAQKITAGAIAGLAALTLGLANWKTLVVVAVLVPTLYVVHTRFFKPLGDWFISSGLPAIIARYRTFLEWMLTRDYNVKHALLRNVAALAAFSAGVLVLIVGGLVAGLMSMPPAWPLLIIGGVLAGLGVLGIVVHTLESVYLGRRASVVIGGVLALVVGGITGLQYLTGGDVTLTTIGQLLLLPALIVGVGLLGLLFARSDYLLLTDNRARLLNGSLGALLGIIGLFAIAPTGTSFFPSTDPNLIRITAEAPLGTNIDASNNLAKELQDRISTLLRTNPDSRTNVKNMLVNVGVGGDQQFGGGASSPERSRVTLNLIDFVERPERSTQTMRKLRNNLTGVPGVEIEFTQDESGPPTGPPINIEVTGENFDRVAQIASEIRRKLEQGVKAGKLPGLVDVRDNLNKGRPELEVAIDRDRAGRFGLSTAQIGNTVRAAINGVEASKYRAGEKEYDIRVRLKKGDRDNLESLKNLTILHEGQQIPLVAVADLRTQSGLGSITRLDLQPTVTVQGDAAPGYTGQQVLQTVQQYLKTYRQELPPSYSMSYTGENQDQQEAFQFLATALLVGIALIFLIMVAQFNTVSAPFIIMVGVGLSLVGVLLGLILTRTPFSLFTFIGVISLAGIVVNNGIVLIDYTMQLRERGLDKREAVVEAGATRLRPVLLTALTTVIGLIPLTFGINIDFVGLLADFDPAFAIGSENTQFWGPMGTAIISGLTFGTFLTLVIVPVMYSAFDSLSLRLQRLFGGPGVDPEGITSATMAGNGAVPAGDGAEPTPAPQVAPDKA